GGACCTTTCCAGGAGGGCCATATCCACCCTGGTGAATCCAAACCTCCTGGGGGCCTTCCTGGTGACCACTGTGGCCTACTGTGAAGGGATCTTCGCCCCTCTGAAGGGGGGGAAGACCCGCTGGGCCCTGGTGGGCATTTTCCTGCTGGCCACGGCCTGCCTGATCCTGACCTTCTCCCGGGGAAACTGGGTGGCCTATTTCTGGGTGCTGTTCGTGTTTGCCGGGGCCTTCTACCACAAGGCCTTCCTGCCCTTCATCGGAGGGGGGCTGGGAGTTCTGTACGTAGGCTGGAGCCGGCTGGCTGCCCGGATCATGTCCATCTTTTCCATCCATGATACGTCGGCGGAGCTGCGGTTCTTCTATCTGCAGAGTTCCCTGGACATGATCGAAGACCATCCTTTCGGGGTGGGGTGGTATGGCTACGGCTATGCCTTCCCCGATTACAACTTCTTCATTTCGGAAGATGTGTTCATGTACCACAGCCACAACCTGTTCCTGAACATCACGGCGGAACTGGGGATTGAAGGGCTGTTGCTGTTTTTGTTCCTGATGGTTCAGATGTTCAAGCTGGCCCGGGAGATCCGGCACCGGAAACGGACCCGGCCCTGGATCCGGGGTGTGGCCTGCGGCTATATGGCCTCCCTGGTGGGAATCTTCATTGGCGGCCTCACGGATCATACCCTGTTCAACAGCCAGCTGGGCATGCTGTTTTGGGCTGGGAACGCGATTGTGCTGATCATGGACCAGTTGAGCAGGCCCAGAGAAAAAGACGCTCAGAACGAAAAATAGGAGGCACTGTGCAAATGCACAGCGCCTCCTGTTTTTTACGTATGGAAGCCAATCAGAGGTGGAACAGACCCAGCATCAGACCGCAGGCCAGAGAGATCCAGGACAGGACCCACAGGCGCGGTGCGCAGAAGGTCAGCAGCTCTTTCAGGGAGATGCCGGCCAGGCCGCAGGCCAGGAAGGTGGTGGCAGCATGCGGAGTCACCATGACGCCGTAGTTCTTGCCGATCAGCATGGCCATGGCCATGTTGTGAGGATCTACGCCGAACTGTTGCCCCACACCGATGGCCAGAGGCAGCAGGCCGAAGAAGTAGGAGTCGGTGCCCAGCATCATGCCGATGGGCACTGCGAAGAATCCGAACACATCCTGCAGATGGGGACCCAGGGCGGCCGGTACGATGGCGATCAGCATCTGGGCCATGGCCTTCATCATGCCGGTCTTGGACAGCACACCCAGGAACACGCCGGAAGCCAGCAGGATCATGGGCATGGTCAGAGCGGTGGCAGCGTGCATCTTAATGGCACGAGCCTGGTCTTTGGCGGAATGGAAGTTGGCAATCAGGGCCACAGCCAGACCGAACATGAAGGCGCCGTACAGAGGAATCTTGGTGAAGCACAGCAGGCCGATGACGAACAGGGTCAGCAGGCCGTTGAACCAGATCATCTTGGGCCGTTTCATGAATTCTGCATCTTCAGAGGACAGATCATCGTCAGCGGATTTGTCTTCATCATCATCCTGCAGCTGGGCAGCTTTGCCAGTGGGGACCAGGCCGGCGCCACGGCGTTTTTCCACCAGGCCCATATAGCCGGCGAAGATCATCAGGATCACCAGGCCTACCCCCTGCAGGGGAATCAGTTCCTGCCACAGGGCGTTTACATCCGCGTTCAGCACCACGCCGGTACGGGCCACAGGACCGCCCCAGGGCAGCAGGTTCATGATGGACATGGCAGCACCGATGATGCAGACCAGGACCACCGGACGCATATGCAGCTTCTTGTAGATCGGCAGCATGGCGGGGATGGTGATCAGCAGGGTGGAAGCCAGAGCGCCATCCAGGTGGGAGATAACGGCGATGCAGGCCGTTGCGATGGTGACCAGCATGATGTTGGAACCGGCTTTTTTCACCAGCCAGTTTACCATGGGGTCGAACAGCCCCATATCACCCATCATGGAGAAGTATACGATGGAGAAGATGAACAGTACAGCCGTGGACCAGGTCTTGGAGACACCGGCCTTCACGAAATCAAAGATCTGGACAGGGGTAAACCCGCAGATCAGCGCCGCGATCACAGGTACCATGACGAACAGAGGTACCGGGTTGGATTTCCCACGGATCAGGGCGGCTACGATGATGACAACCATCAAGAAACCAACAATGCCCAAGAACATAATGCATTTCCCCCTTTTTTGTCTGTTTTTCCGGGGCGGGCCAGCCACCGGAAGGATAAAGGATAAGACCTTGAACTTACAAACACATAGTACCATAGAAATATTCAGAAAACGAATATAAAAGTTCCCATAAAATACATAAGAAAAAACTTATAGAATAGGCGTAACTCCAGACAGAATGCGGCTGCAGAGGGAGTACGGATGATATTTGAATTGAACTTCAATTAAAACAACTCAAAAGATTTTTTCATACATGGTTCACAAATGAAGCCCTGGCCCGGAGAGCTTCCCATCTGCGCCCATAAAAAAAGACTGTCGCCGAAGCGACAGTCTTTTTTGAGATTGGATCAGAGATGGAACAGACCCAGCATCAGACCGCAGGCCAGAGAGATCCAGGACAGGACCCACAGGCGCGGTGCGCAGAAGGTCAGCATTTCTTTCAGGGAGATGCCGGCCAGGCCGCAGGCCAGGAAGGTGGTGGCAGCATGCGGAGTCACCATAACGCCGTAGTTCTTGCCGATCAGCATGGCCATGGCCATGTTGTGCGGGTCAACGCCGAACTGTTGCCCCACACCGATGGCCAGAGGCAGCAGGCCGAAGAAGTAGGAGTCGGTGCCCAGCATCATGCCGATGGGCACTGCGAAGAATCCGAACACATCCTGCAGATGGGGACCCAGGGCGGCCGGTACGATGGCGATCAGCATCTGGGCCATGGCCTTCATCATGCCGGTCTTGGACAGCACACCCAGGAACACGCCGGAAGCCAGCAGGATCATGGGCATGGTCAGAGCGGTGGCAGCGTGCATTTTAATGGCACGAGCCTGGTCTTTGGCGGAATGGAAGTTGGCGATCAGGGCCACAGCCAGACCGAACATGAAGGCGCCGTACAGAGGAATCTTGGTGAAGCACAGCAGGCCGATGACGAACAGGGTCAGCAGGCCGTTGAACCAGATCATCTTGGGCCGTTTCATGAATTCTGCATCTTCAGAGGACAGGTCATCGTCGTGGGACTGTTCATCGTCCTCGTCATGCAGCTGGGCAGCTTTGCCAGTGGGAACCAGGCCAGCGCCGCGGCGTTTTTCCAGCAGGCCCATATAGCCGGCGAAAATCATCAGGATGACCAGACCCACACCCTGCAGAGGCAGCAGTTCCTGCCACAGTTCGTTTACGTCCGCGTTCAGCACCACGCCGGTACGGGCCACAGGACCGCCCCAGGGCAGCAGGTTCATGATGGACATGGCAGCACCGATGATGCAGACCAGGACCACCGGACGCATATGCAGCTTCTTGTAGATCGGCAGCATGGCGGGGATGGTGATCAGCAGGGTGGAAGCCAGAGCGCCATCCAGGTGGGAGATAACGGCGATGCAGGCCGTTGCGATGGTAACCATCATGATGTTGGAACCGGCTTTTTTCACCAGCCAGTTCACCATGGGGTCGAACAGGCCCATATCACCCATCATGGAGAAGTATACGATGGAGAAGATGAACAGTACAGCGGTAGACCAGGTCTTGGAAACACCGGCCTTTACGAAATCAAAGATCTGGACAGGGGTGAACCCGCAGATCAGCGCCGCGATCACAGGTACCATGACGAACAGAGGTACCGGGTTGGATTTCCCACGGATCAGGGCGGCTACGATGATGATAACCATCAAGAAACCAACTACGCCCAAAAACATAATGCAATATCCTCCTTAAAGATAGTGATGCGTCCCTGACGGGCAGTCAGGGAACCGAGATATAAGTACGGTATGGTTATAGTACCACATCCCAAAAGTGAAAACGAATAGAAAAATCAGTATGAATCACATAATTTTTTACTTATGATATATACATAGAGCAAGGATACATGCGGGTCTGCGGCTTTATATAAATTTTCTCATTTTCCCTACAAAAGAGATAACTTAATAATTTTTATTTCATTTGAAACGGTTTGGAACGGTGGATGCCATTCAGACACAAAAAGGACCCCGGGAGTTATACGACTCTCGGGGTCCAGGATCTGTTCCGTTCAGAAAGCCGGATTAGAATTCAGCTTTCTTCACTTGACGGACCACGTCCATCACAGAACCATCCCGTGCTTCGATGATGCCTACGATCCGGTCACCGAATTGTACAGGATCCGGTTTGCCCACCATCTTGTAGGCGGTATCCCGCAGTTCTTCGATGGTGCAGATGGGCAGATCCGTGTCTTTCACAGCATCGATGATATCCTGGCGACGGGGGTTGATGGCAATGCCATAATCCGTTACCACCACATCGACCGTTTCACCCGGAGTGGTAACGGTGGTGCAGTCGGTGCAGATGGCCGGGATACGGCCCTGCAGCAGAGGAGCGATGACGATGGTGCATTTGGCACCGGCAGCAG
This region of Acidaminococcus timonensis genomic DNA includes:
- a CDS encoding O-antigen ligase family protein, encoding MDRPRDWGLPTSWNLNQCTFAVLCVLFFILPLNQLAAGIVFSICFLMNLVNCWRTRQFWPAIQVPRVISRPLWALFLLSAVSVLWSPNPLSCGLNWLWVVGQEAGLFYLVLRYASTGRRSLFLIKMFMISAGIVAAYGIWQYFFGTSLQNAEWIDHEAFKDLSRRAISTLVNPNLLGAFLVTTVAYCEGIFAPLKGGKTRWALVGIFLLATACLILTFSRGNWVAYFWVLFVFAGAFYHKAFLPFIGGGLGVLYVGWSRLAARIMSIFSIHDTSAELRFFYLQSSLDMIEDHPFGVGWYGYGYAFPDYNFFISEDVFMYHSHNLFLNITAELGIEGLLLFLFLMVQMFKLAREIRHRKRTRPWIRGVACGYMASLVGIFIGGLTDHTLFNSQLGMLFWAGNAIVLIMDQLSRPREKDAQNEK
- a CDS encoding CitMHS family transporter; this encodes MFLGVVGFLMVIIIVAALIRGKSNPVPLFVMVPVIAALICGFTPVQIFDFVKAGVSKTWSTAVLFIFSIVYFSMMGDMGLFDPMVNWLVKKAGSNIMMVTIATACIAVISHLDGALASTLLITIPAMLPIYKKLHMRPVVLVCIIGAAMSIMNLLPWGGPVARTGVVLNADVNELWQELLPLQGVGLVILMIFAGYMGLLEKRRGAGLVPTGKAAQLHDEDDEQSHDDDLSSEDAEFMKRPKMIWFNGLLTLFVIGLLCFTKIPLYGAFMFGLAVALIANFHSAKDQARAIKMHAATALTMPMILLASGVFLGVLSKTGMMKAMAQMLIAIVPAALGPHLQDVFGFFAVPIGMMLGTDSYFFGLLPLAIGVGQQFGVDPHNMAMAMLIGKNYGVMVTPHAATTFLACGLAGISLKEMLTFCAPRLWVLSWISLACGLMLGLFHL
- a CDS encoding CitMHS family transporter yields the protein MFLGIVGFLMVVIIVAALIRGKSNPVPLFVMVPVIAALICGFTPVQIFDFVKAGVSKTWSTAVLFIFSIVYFSMMGDMGLFDPMVNWLVKKAGSNIMLVTIATACIAVISHLDGALASTLLITIPAMLPIYKKLHMRPVVLVCIIGAAMSIMNLLPWGGPVARTGVVLNADVNALWQELIPLQGVGLVILMIFAGYMGLVEKRRGAGLVPTGKAAQLQDDDEDKSADDDLSSEDAEFMKRPKMIWFNGLLTLFVIGLLCFTKIPLYGAFMFGLAVALIANFHSAKDQARAIKMHAATALTMPMILLASGVFLGVLSKTGMMKAMAQMLIAIVPAALGPHLQDVFGFFAVPIGMMLGTDSYFFGLLPLAIGVGQQFGVDPHNMAMAMLIGKNYGVMVTPHAATTFLACGLAGISLKELLTFCAPRLWVLSWISLACGLMLGLFHL